One segment of Chelativorans sp. AA-79 DNA contains the following:
- a CDS encoding Tn3 family transposase, with protein sequence MDRTWSRQELAEHWSLGFEELARIEAKSEALRLGFAAQLKFYQLAGRFPASAAEIPDAAGCYLGDQLGRPVAELIDYDWSGRNGQRHRAEIQDLLGIRTFEAPDLEALRRWLETEVCPSGAALEATIEPIDRWCWARKIQPPSKSGSQRLVRSARRRFEEAFLTRITASLAPESINRMEASLSDPYAPAGFSALKADPGRIALDSVLKAAARLSFVRRLGLPRGILTAVGAPVIERFRRRVAHETAWEIRRHVQARRLGMYAVFLMAREAEITDGLVDLLLETVHKIGVTAERRTTAALARDIERVVGKDRLLADIAEAATGNPDGTVRNVIFPVVGETKLKAIMAEYKSQGAWEQRIHHTMRGSYASHYRRMLPPLLEVLEFRSNNAAHRPVLDALAWIRRARREGRRLLSIANGVPVDGVIPVKWRDFVISGDGRINLIDYELCVLQALRERIRAKEIWVVGADRHRNPDDDLPKDFDLRRVEYYADLGLSMDARAFTAALKAEMEEELRRLDAELPGNRSVRILWRGANRVSVSPTPPQPEPPGLTAVKTEVARRWPMVALLDLLKEAALDTGFLDAFKTSGERVALDPATLQRRLLLCLYGLGTNAGLKRVSAGVEDVSYKELLHVHRRFIHVEALRDAARRVANATLAIRNPMIWGDVGTACASDSKKFGAWDRNLMTEWHIRYGGRGVMIYWHVEKRSTCIYSQLKRCSSSEVAAMIEGVLRHCTDLEIRRQYVDSHGQSEVAFAFCKLLGFELAPRLKAIARQKLCLPRPGMKGDLPNLMPILSEVIDWASIERQYDEMVKHAIAMHRGIADAEAILRRFARSEIMHPTYKALAELGRAIKTIFLCRYLRTEPLRQEIHENLNVVENWNSANSFVFFGKGGEVATNRLEDQEISVLALHLLQNCLVYVNTRMLQSVLGNPAWAARMTPEDHRGLTPLSYAHVNPYGRFEVDLERRIDFDLLKAAA encoded by the coding sequence ATGGACCGGACTTGGAGCAGACAGGAACTCGCGGAACATTGGAGCCTTGGGTTTGAAGAGCTGGCGCGGATCGAGGCCAAATCGGAGGCTTTGCGGCTTGGCTTCGCGGCGCAGTTGAAATTCTACCAGTTGGCGGGGCGGTTTCCGGCATCGGCGGCAGAGATCCCCGATGCGGCAGGATGCTACCTTGGCGATCAGCTTGGGCGCCCTGTGGCGGAACTGATCGATTATGATTGGTCAGGCCGCAATGGCCAGCGACACCGCGCGGAAATCCAGGATCTTCTTGGGATCCGTACGTTTGAAGCGCCCGATCTCGAGGCGCTGCGGCGCTGGCTCGAAACGGAGGTCTGTCCGTCCGGTGCGGCGCTGGAGGCGACGATTGAGCCGATCGACCGCTGGTGCTGGGCCCGCAAAATTCAGCCGCCAAGCAAATCCGGGTCGCAGCGCCTGGTCCGCTCGGCCAGACGGCGTTTTGAAGAAGCGTTTCTGACACGGATTACGGCGTCCCTTGCGCCGGAATCGATCAACCGGATGGAAGCATCGCTGAGCGATCCATACGCGCCGGCCGGGTTTTCTGCGCTCAAGGCCGATCCCGGTCGGATCGCCCTGGATAGCGTCCTTAAGGCCGCGGCCCGCCTGTCGTTCGTGCGCCGGCTGGGGCTGCCGCGTGGCATTCTCACAGCGGTCGGCGCACCAGTCATTGAGCGTTTTCGCCGCCGCGTTGCGCATGAGACGGCCTGGGAGATACGGCGGCATGTGCAAGCGCGTCGGCTGGGCATGTACGCGGTTTTTCTGATGGCGCGCGAGGCGGAGATCACCGATGGGCTGGTCGATCTTCTGCTTGAGACGGTTCACAAGATCGGGGTGACCGCCGAGCGCCGGACAACGGCAGCGCTCGCACGCGACATTGAACGCGTTGTTGGCAAGGACCGGCTTCTGGCCGACATTGCCGAGGCGGCAACTGGAAATCCGGACGGCACCGTGCGCAATGTGATCTTTCCCGTGGTCGGGGAGACGAAGCTCAAGGCGATTATGGCGGAATACAAGTCCCAGGGCGCTTGGGAGCAGCGGATTCATCACACGATGCGCGGCTCCTATGCCAGCCACTACCGGCGCATGCTTCCCCCGCTCCTGGAGGTTTTGGAGTTTCGTTCGAACAATGCGGCGCACCGGCCCGTTCTGGATGCGTTGGCATGGATTCGCCGGGCACGGCGCGAGGGCCGCCGGTTGCTCAGCATCGCCAACGGCGTTCCGGTTGACGGTGTGATTCCGGTCAAATGGCGCGATTTCGTGATCTCGGGCGACGGGCGGATCAACCTGATCGACTACGAGCTTTGCGTACTGCAGGCGTTGCGCGAGCGCATCCGGGCCAAGGAGATCTGGGTGGTTGGCGCTGATCGGCACCGCAATCCGGACGATGATTTGCCGAAGGATTTCGACCTTCGCCGGGTCGAATATTACGCCGATCTGGGTCTGTCGATGGATGCTCGCGCCTTCACTGCCGCGCTCAAGGCGGAAATGGAGGAAGAATTGCGCCGCCTCGACGCCGAGTTGCCAGGCAACCGAAGCGTCCGCATTCTCTGGCGCGGGGCGAACCGGGTTTCTGTTTCGCCAACGCCGCCGCAACCCGAACCGCCTGGCCTGACGGCGGTGAAGACGGAGGTCGCACGGCGCTGGCCAATGGTGGCCTTGCTCGATCTTCTCAAGGAAGCCGCGCTCGACACCGGGTTCCTCGACGCCTTCAAGACATCGGGCGAGCGCGTGGCGCTTGATCCCGCCACGCTGCAACGCAGGCTTCTGCTTTGCCTGTATGGGCTTGGAACCAATGCCGGGCTCAAGCGCGTCAGCGCCGGCGTTGAGGACGTAAGCTACAAAGAACTGCTCCATGTCCACCGGCGTTTCATCCATGTGGAAGCCCTGCGCGATGCCGCGCGGCGCGTGGCCAACGCTACCCTGGCGATCCGAAATCCGATGATCTGGGGTGACGTCGGCACGGCGTGCGCGTCGGACTCGAAGAAATTCGGCGCCTGGGACCGCAACCTGATGACGGAATGGCATATCCGCTATGGTGGCCGCGGCGTGATGATCTACTGGCATGTCGAGAAGCGCTCGACCTGCATCTACTCGCAGCTCAAACGCTGCTCGTCATCGGAGGTCGCCGCCATGATCGAGGGCGTGCTGCGCCACTGCACCGATCTGGAGATTCGCCGTCAGTATGTTGACAGCCATGGTCAAAGCGAGGTGGCGTTCGCTTTCTGCAAGTTGCTCGGCTTCGAACTGGCCCCGCGCCTGAAGGCGATTGCGCGCCAGAAACTGTGCCTGCCGCGTCCGGGCATGAAGGGCGACCTGCCCAATCTGATGCCCATCCTCTCGGAGGTGATCGACTGGGCCAGCATCGAGCGGCAATACGACGAAATGGTGAAGCACGCCATCGCTATGCATCGCGGTATCGCCGATGCGGAAGCGATCCTGCGCCGCTTCGCGCGATCGGAGATCATGCATCCCACCTACAAGGCTCTCGCTGAACTGGGACGGGCGATCAAGACGATCTTCCTGTGCCGCTATCTGCGCACGGAGCCGTTGCGGCAGGAAATCCACGAAAACCTGAACGTGGTCGAGAACTGGAACAGCGCCAACAGCTTTGTCTTTTTCGGCAAGGGCGGTGAGGTGGCGACCAACCGGCTGGAGGATCAGGAGATCTCGGTGCTGGCGCTGCACCTACTCCAGAACTGCCTTGTCTACGTCAACACGCGGATGCTGCAATCCGTTCTGGGT
- a CDS encoding strawberry notch-like NTP hydrolase domain-containing protein — MAQILNWVDQEAWSGGAPTRTKKPFDGVIVFDEAHAMANAAGGKSERGDVSPSQQGRAGLRLQHALPNARVVYVSATGSKWRSLLARRSTKFFTGFVHTTCWMAEPPPSVGRANGTRSILRKFFWQFRIGHRQFRYCLPDQEAQCAA, encoded by the coding sequence ATCGCCCAGATTCTCAACTGGGTCGACCAAGAGGCGTGGAGCGGCGGAGCCCCCACTAGGACAAAAAAGCCTTTCGATGGTGTCATCGTCTTCGATGAAGCTCACGCCATGGCCAATGCGGCCGGCGGCAAAAGCGAGCGCGGCGATGTCTCGCCGTCGCAGCAGGGCAGGGCGGGCCTGCGCCTGCAGCATGCGCTGCCCAACGCCCGTGTCGTCTATGTCTCGGCCACCGGCTCAAAATGGCGAAGCTTGCTTGCACGCAGGTCAACCAAGTTTTTCACTGGCTTCGTACACACGACCTGCTGGATGGCTGAACCACCACCGAGCGTCGGACGTGCAAACGGAACGAGGTCCATTTTGCGTAAATTTTTTTGGCAATTTCGTATTGGACATCGGCAATTTCGCTATTGTCTTCCCGATCAAGAAGCACAGTGTGCGGCATGA
- a CDS encoding SDR family NAD(P)-dependent oxidoreductase, producing MGLKGVGGKSGSPEHSWPQRQKAQSGRTGMTDALGLRDKKVLVFGGTRKIGKAVALGYAQAGAEVTVTGRDGATGDTTVAELEASGCKAHFVDCDITSYESVAAAVARAIEKMGGLDVAIQNASGRTKVAQGFRPFSEIAPDEIAGYAQTHWVAKAYCVKAVLEPMRERGGGKIIVITSDSGKFPTVGESLIGGSAAAAHVMVRTLAKEFARWKINVNSVAITITDTGDWNNMIQSGAGANPQFAAKMFEKLAKRQIIHVEGRHVADAAVFLGSAMSDAITGQVLSVNGGVAT from the coding sequence ATGGGGCTCAAGGGGGTTGGCGGGAAATCCGGCAGCCCTGAACACTCGTGGCCGCAGCGGCAAAAAGCACAATCTGGGAGGACTGGAATGACGGACGCGTTGGGATTGCGGGACAAGAAGGTTCTCGTTTTCGGCGGCACACGCAAGATCGGCAAGGCTGTCGCCCTGGGTTACGCTCAAGCCGGGGCAGAAGTGACCGTGACCGGCCGGGACGGCGCGACCGGTGACACCACGGTAGCGGAGTTGGAGGCCTCCGGCTGCAAGGCGCATTTTGTCGATTGCGATATCACGAGCTACGAGTCGGTCGCGGCGGCGGTCGCGCGGGCCATCGAGAAGATGGGCGGCCTCGATGTCGCCATCCAGAACGCCTCCGGCCGCACCAAGGTTGCCCAGGGGTTTCGCCCGTTCTCCGAAATAGCGCCCGATGAAATCGCCGGCTATGCCCAGACTCACTGGGTGGCGAAGGCTTATTGCGTCAAGGCGGTGCTTGAGCCCATGCGCGAGCGCGGCGGCGGCAAGATCATCGTCATCACCTCGGACTCCGGCAAGTTCCCGACGGTGGGTGAGTCGCTGATCGGCGGTTCGGCCGCGGCGGCGCATGTGATGGTCCGCACCCTGGCCAAGGAATTCGCTCGCTGGAAGATCAACGTCAACAGCGTGGCCATCACCATCACCGACACCGGCGACTGGAACAACATGATCCAGTCCGGCGCCGGAGCGAACCCGCAATTCGCCGCCAAGATGTTCGAGAAGCTGGCCAAGCGGCAGATCATCCACGTCGAAGGCAGGCACGTCGCCGACGCAGCCGTCTTCCTCGGCTCGGCCATGAGCGACGCCATCACCGGCCAGGTGCTCAGTGTGAACGGCGGCGTCGCCACATAA
- a CDS encoding acyl-CoA dehydrogenase family protein, whose protein sequence is MLQDLVRKFVTSELIPLEKKVQEREASRGLGNDPVIPPDDYSRLLGRAQELGLWGMDVPEEFGGSGLGIVAKMVAVEEMSRSITPFRLPPESPNLWLLSKTCTPQQREKYLLPYARGDKRSSLALTEADAGSDVGAMRTNAKRVDGGWLLNGTKMWISWANVADFFIVVAVTDKEKGTRGGMTSFLVDADTPGFRVGNFIPTMGEPTPYELQLENVFIPDEQVLGEIGYAFKPLTNRLGVRRVEIAARCVGMANRLIDLMVTQAENRVTFGKPLADRQAVQWMIADSAIEVHAARLMVRDAAEKLDAGISDIREEASITKVYATEMISRVVDRAMQVYGGIGFSKETPIEYIYRNSRVLRILEGASEIHRMQIARKRLGE, encoded by the coding sequence ATGCTTCAGGACCTTGTCCGGAAGTTCGTGACCAGTGAACTCATTCCGCTTGAGAAGAAAGTACAGGAGCGCGAGGCAAGCCGGGGCCTCGGCAATGATCCGGTGATTCCGCCGGATGACTACAGTCGCCTGCTTGGACGGGCACAGGAACTCGGCCTGTGGGGCATGGACGTTCCGGAGGAGTTCGGCGGCAGCGGACTGGGCATCGTTGCCAAGATGGTCGCGGTGGAAGAGATGAGTCGGTCAATCACGCCGTTCCGCCTGCCGCCGGAATCGCCCAATCTCTGGCTGCTGTCGAAAACCTGTACGCCGCAACAGCGGGAAAAGTATCTGCTGCCCTATGCCCGGGGCGACAAGCGCTCTTCGCTGGCCCTGACCGAAGCGGATGCCGGTTCCGATGTCGGCGCCATGCGCACGAACGCCAAGCGCGTCGACGGAGGCTGGCTGCTCAACGGCACCAAGATGTGGATATCGTGGGCGAATGTGGCCGATTTCTTCATCGTGGTGGCGGTGACCGACAAGGAAAAAGGCACGCGCGGCGGGATGACCTCCTTCTTGGTGGATGCCGACACGCCGGGTTTTCGTGTCGGGAACTTCATCCCCACCATGGGCGAGCCGACGCCCTATGAACTGCAGCTGGAAAACGTCTTCATACCCGACGAGCAGGTGCTCGGCGAAATTGGCTATGCCTTCAAGCCGCTTACCAACCGCCTTGGCGTAAGGCGCGTAGAAATCGCTGCGCGATGCGTCGGCATGGCCAACCGGCTGATTGACCTGATGGTAACGCAGGCAGAAAACCGCGTCACCTTCGGCAAGCCGCTTGCGGATCGGCAGGCGGTGCAATGGATGATCGCGGATTCGGCGATCGAGGTCCATGCCGCCAGGCTGATGGTCAGGGACGCGGCCGAGAAGCTCGACGCAGGGATTTCGGATATCCGCGAAGAAGCCAGCATTACCAAGGTTTATGCGACCGAAATGATCAGCCGCGTCGTCGATAGAGCGATGCAGGTCTATGGCGGCATCGGCTTTTCCAAGGAAACGCCGATCGAATACATCTATCGCAACAGCCGGGTGCTTCGCATCCTGGAAGGCGCTTCTGAAATCCACCGCATGCAGATCGCGCGCAAGCGGCTCGGCGAATAG
- a CDS encoding enoyl-CoA hydratase/isomerase family protein gives MSSQTVRVDRHDGWAIVSIAREDKRNAMDRQTRDALQAAFSQLRGTVRAIVLTGSGKSFCAGLDLKEREKDKASGTDTASQEWIDVNLSIRDHPAIFIAAVNGLALGGGATLISVCDLAVVSTEASIGCPELGFATYPAMAGPGLQLSLTRKRAAWLVLTTNRLSGAKAAEWGLVNEVVPHDQLLARASEIARQVAQFDADALAESKRALDAIPARHNEWAAAFEYGQKTNATIRSRTNAAAAGLANFATGKKNPGQGF, from the coding sequence ATGAGCAGCCAAACCGTTCGGGTCGACAGACACGATGGCTGGGCAATAGTCTCCATCGCGCGAGAGGACAAGCGCAACGCCATGGATCGCCAAACGCGAGACGCGCTGCAGGCAGCCTTTTCGCAATTACGCGGTACCGTGCGGGCAATTGTGCTGACCGGGTCCGGCAAGAGCTTTTGTGCTGGCCTGGACCTCAAGGAACGGGAAAAGGACAAGGCCTCGGGCACGGATACGGCGTCGCAGGAGTGGATAGACGTCAATCTCTCGATCCGCGACCATCCGGCGATCTTCATTGCCGCGGTCAACGGACTGGCGCTTGGAGGCGGTGCGACGTTGATCAGCGTCTGCGATTTGGCGGTGGTCAGCACGGAGGCGTCAATAGGATGCCCTGAATTGGGTTTCGCCACCTATCCCGCCATGGCCGGCCCAGGCCTGCAACTGTCCTTGACCCGCAAGCGCGCCGCCTGGCTGGTGCTGACGACCAACCGCCTCAGCGGGGCTAAGGCCGCGGAGTGGGGCCTGGTCAATGAAGTCGTTCCACATGACCAGCTGCTGGCGCGGGCTTCAGAAATCGCCCGTCAGGTCGCGCAGTTCGACGCCGACGCATTGGCCGAGTCCAAGCGGGCGCTCGACGCCATACCGGCGCGGCACAATGAGTGGGCGGCTGCCTTCGAATACGGCCAGAAAACCAACGCCACCATCCGCTCACGCACCAACGCGGCAGCCGCTGGATTGGCGAATTTCGCCACCGGCAAGAAGAACCCCGGTCAGGGTTTCTGA
- a CDS encoding OB-fold domain-containing protein, protein MTGAAAKPAPIRDVWNGPFLDACKDRRLLLQCCLETKKFFYPPAPVSPYTGKRAWEWREASGQGSLWSFVVFHQNYFAGFADEIPYAVVMVELDEGPFLLTNLRGATASDLTIGQRVKVVFDEGETSLPHFAPET, encoded by the coding sequence ATGACCGGGGCTGCGGCGAAGCCGGCGCCGATCAGGGATGTCTGGAACGGACCTTTCTTGGATGCATGCAAAGACAGAAGGCTGCTGCTGCAATGTTGCCTGGAAACGAAGAAGTTCTTCTATCCGCCGGCACCGGTTTCGCCATACACCGGAAAGCGCGCCTGGGAATGGCGCGAGGCGTCCGGTCAGGGCTCGCTCTGGTCCTTCGTGGTGTTCCATCAGAACTATTTCGCGGGATTCGCTGACGAAATTCCCTATGCGGTGGTAATGGTGGAACTCGATGAAGGCCCGTTTCTGCTGACGAACCTGCGCGGCGCCACTGCATCGGACTTGACGATCGGCCAGCGGGTGAAAGTCGTCTTCGATGAGGGTGAGACGTCGTTGCCGCACTTCGCGCCGGAGACGTGA
- a CDS encoding thiolase family protein, which yields MNAPTSVASPALASTWAMRDKTAVVGVGTTDYGSFPDSDAYGLGADALNMALDDAGLSVGDIDGLIVNRIPSYERFAEMMGIAPKYCLQTEAPGRFSAVSLMLAAQAIATGAANTIALVYGNNGRSVRVRYGGGDGAWSPWGMTSPGATHAMMWRRHMHQFGTRHADLGWIATAFRHHANLNPQAVMHDRRITLEDHAGARPICEPLALLDYCLINDGGVAWIMTSAERAKDLRRKPVLVSGYARQDSFHYGSAPPQDYWYPALRMVSQEVHQRAGTGRDDLSGLSIYDNFTPTVIFSLEGMGFCKQGEGGDFVRDGTLQLGQGRWPTNTSGGHLSDSYMQGWGLIAEAVRQLQGVCGDRQIPDAKAIQYICATNIASSVILRSAS from the coding sequence TTGAACGCTCCTACTTCTGTTGCGTCGCCGGCGCTCGCGTCCACCTGGGCCATGCGTGACAAGACTGCCGTCGTCGGCGTCGGCACGACGGACTATGGCAGCTTCCCTGACTCGGATGCCTACGGCCTGGGGGCCGACGCGCTGAACATGGCGTTGGATGACGCGGGGCTGTCGGTAGGCGATATAGACGGGTTGATCGTCAATCGGATTCCGTCCTACGAGCGTTTCGCCGAGATGATGGGTATTGCCCCGAAATACTGCCTGCAGACGGAAGCTCCGGGCCGCTTCTCGGCGGTTTCGCTCATGTTGGCGGCACAGGCGATCGCAACCGGCGCAGCCAATACGATCGCTCTCGTCTATGGCAACAACGGCCGCAGCGTCCGCGTCCGCTATGGCGGCGGTGATGGAGCCTGGTCTCCGTGGGGGATGACCAGTCCAGGCGCCACCCATGCGATGATGTGGCGCCGCCACATGCATCAGTTCGGCACGAGACACGCGGACCTCGGATGGATCGCCACGGCGTTCCGCCATCACGCGAACCTCAATCCACAAGCCGTCATGCATGACCGCAGGATCACGCTGGAGGACCATGCCGGCGCGCGACCGATTTGCGAGCCGCTCGCGCTGCTGGACTACTGCCTGATCAATGACGGCGGCGTCGCCTGGATCATGACCTCGGCCGAACGGGCAAAGGATCTGCGAAGAAAGCCAGTGCTGGTGTCAGGCTACGCGCGGCAGGACAGCTTCCACTACGGCAGCGCGCCGCCGCAGGATTATTGGTATCCGGCGCTGCGGATGGTCTCGCAGGAGGTCCACCAGCGCGCCGGCACTGGACGAGACGACCTATCAGGCCTTTCGATCTACGACAACTTCACGCCAACGGTGATTTTTTCGCTCGAGGGCATGGGTTTCTGCAAGCAGGGCGAGGGTGGGGACTTCGTCCGTGACGGCACCTTGCAGTTGGGGCAGGGGCGCTGGCCGACCAACACGTCCGGCGGGCATTTGTCCGACAGCTACATGCAGGGCTGGGGCCTGATCGCCGAAGCGGTTCGCCAGCTCCAGGGCGTGTGTGGCGACCGGCAAATCCCGGATGCAAAGGCGATTCAGTATATCTGCGCGACCAACATCGCGTCCTCGGTCATCCTCAGGAGCGCGTCATGA
- a CDS encoding LysR family transcriptional regulator: MHDPLPPLNPLRSFILVATHGSLAAAASMLNITQPAVSKRIRLLENYLGVQLLNRGANTITLNAAGKQYAAEISKAFRGIEDATGALKKELTGPLRIRCYTTWASRWLIPRLPRFKEEHPNCEIEIRASVEPVDFARDDVAAAVWSAGEEPPTENSGRLQSICIAPFAIPHVAETHGQNWISATLLSSKNRPADWTTWSRATCIKLTGPTLVIETTSLAVDIALRGMGVVIASKFMVMDEIRQGRLVQLGPLVDSGSRYWLTLPPKVQRPETIVFRDWLTREVREEERGESAEPVFRLQAAKSPDPANTA, translated from the coding sequence ATGCACGATCCGCTTCCGCCCCTGAATCCGCTCCGCAGCTTCATCCTGGTTGCCACGCATGGCAGCCTTGCCGCCGCAGCCAGCATGCTGAACATCACGCAGCCGGCGGTCAGCAAACGCATCAGGCTGCTCGAAAATTATCTCGGGGTGCAATTGCTCAATCGTGGAGCCAACACCATCACCCTCAACGCCGCCGGCAAGCAATATGCGGCGGAAATCAGCAAGGCGTTTCGCGGCATCGAGGACGCGACCGGGGCGCTCAAGAAGGAACTGACGGGGCCGCTGCGCATACGCTGCTATACCACCTGGGCCTCGCGCTGGCTGATCCCGCGGCTTCCGCGCTTCAAGGAAGAACATCCGAATTGCGAGATCGAGATCAGGGCCTCGGTGGAACCTGTGGATTTCGCGCGTGACGATGTCGCGGCGGCGGTCTGGTCCGCCGGAGAAGAGCCGCCGACGGAGAATTCGGGTCGTCTGCAATCAATCTGCATCGCCCCGTTCGCCATTCCGCATGTCGCCGAGACCCATGGCCAGAACTGGATCTCGGCGACACTGCTGAGCAGCAAGAACCGGCCAGCGGACTGGACGACATGGTCGAGGGCGACCTGCATCAAACTCACCGGCCCGACGCTGGTCATCGAGACAACGTCGCTGGCGGTGGACATTGCCCTGCGCGGCATGGGCGTCGTCATCGCGTCAAAATTCATGGTGATGGACGAGATCCGGCAAGGAAGGCTGGTTCAGCTTGGACCGCTAGTGGACAGCGGATCACGTTACTGGCTCACTTTACCGCCAAAAGTGCAAAGACCCGAGACCATCGTCTTCCGCGACTGGCTGACCCGGGAGGTGCGGGAGGAAGAGCGCGGCGAAAGCGCCGAGCCGGTGTTCAGGCTGCAGGCGGCGAAATCGCCTGATCCCGCCAACACCGCGTGA
- a CDS encoding NADPH:quinone oxidoreductase family protein gives MPGPGELVIEAGAAGINFPDLLLVRGKYQDQPQPPFTPGKEAAGRVVSLGEGVTSFAVDDRVLAVVSYGGFAERVKADAIECYPIPDAIDDVTAVAAGIAYLTAWFALNERGSFVSGETVLVTGANGGVGVAALQMIKAAGGIAIAGLTTPAKAGFCRANGADYVVDLSGTIDKQTVTRQLTDLGIDSVDLVLEMLGGDIFTAAIRALRFRGRCVCIGFAAGGIIPVLPVNILLMKGIAVTGFRINQYRLGMPEESARAQAEIFDSIIAGRLAPQVMRTYPLAEARLGLESMLKREIRGKIVLTMR, from the coding sequence GTGCCGGGGCCGGGCGAACTTGTCATCGAGGCGGGAGCCGCCGGCATCAATTTCCCCGATTTGCTGCTTGTGCGCGGCAAGTATCAGGATCAGCCGCAGCCGCCCTTCACGCCCGGAAAGGAAGCCGCCGGCCGTGTTGTCTCCCTCGGCGAGGGCGTTACCTCTTTCGCCGTCGATGATCGCGTGCTTGCGGTGGTGTCGTATGGCGGATTTGCCGAACGGGTGAAGGCCGATGCCATCGAATGCTATCCGATCCCTGATGCGATCGACGATGTCACGGCGGTGGCCGCCGGCATCGCTTATCTGACCGCATGGTTTGCGCTCAACGAGCGGGGCAGCTTCGTTTCCGGCGAGACCGTGCTGGTGACCGGCGCCAATGGCGGCGTCGGCGTGGCGGCGCTACAGATGATCAAGGCTGCGGGGGGCATCGCGATCGCCGGGCTGACTACGCCGGCCAAGGCCGGCTTCTGCCGCGCCAACGGTGCGGATTACGTCGTCGATCTCTCGGGCACTATCGACAAACAGACGGTGACTCGACAACTGACCGACCTCGGAATTGACAGCGTCGATCTGGTGCTGGAGATGCTGGGCGGCGATATTTTCACGGCAGCGATCAGGGCTCTGCGCTTCCGCGGCCGCTGCGTGTGTATCGGTTTCGCGGCCGGCGGTATCATTCCGGTGCTGCCCGTCAACATACTGCTTATGAAGGGCATCGCCGTCACCGGCTTCCGCATCAACCAGTATCGCCTCGGCATGCCGGAAGAGAGCGCGCGCGCCCAGGCGGAGATATTCGATTCGATCATTGCCGGCCGCCTCGCGCCGCAGGTCATGCGCACATATCCGCTGGCGGAGGCACGACTTGGGCTCGAAAGCATGCTGAAGCGCGAAATTCGCGGCAAGATCGTGTTGACGATGCGCTGA
- a CDS encoding acyl-CoA dehydrogenase family protein — protein sequence MVTRIQFPPNKLPEETVKLRLELRAFLMEERRSGALPPPDYVGMRVSHDFTRRLGERGFIGLTWPKEYGGGGRGNLDRYVVTEELLAAGAPVRLHWVTDRQTGPIIMRFGTEAQKKRYLPDIATGKCVFAIGLSEPDLGSDLASLRTRATKVDGGWRINGAKLWTSNIHHAQQVLTLARTTDSPENRHNGMSQFIVPVPSPGLTIRPIINIAHEHDFNEVLFDDVFVADDALLGVVDQGWQQVGTELAYERSGPERWLSAFRLLAQLTEELGGEIGDATAASMGRIYSHLLALRQMSLSVAGMLEIGKAPNLEAAVVKDLGTCFEQEMVRVARDVISSERLDRHRKDHLLGALLDHGQLWTTAFTIRGGAREVMRGIIARGLGLR from the coding sequence ATGGTCACCAGAATTCAGTTTCCACCGAACAAGCTCCCCGAAGAGACGGTAAAGCTCCGTCTGGAGCTGCGCGCCTTCCTTATGGAGGAGCGGCGTTCCGGGGCATTGCCGCCGCCGGACTATGTCGGCATGCGCGTCTCGCATGACTTCACCAGGAGGCTCGGCGAACGCGGCTTCATCGGGCTGACATGGCCGAAGGAATATGGCGGCGGCGGACGCGGCAATCTTGATCGCTATGTCGTCACCGAGGAGCTGCTAGCGGCGGGGGCGCCGGTGCGCCTGCATTGGGTGACCGATCGTCAGACTGGTCCAATCATCATGCGTTTCGGCACCGAGGCGCAGAAGAAGCGCTATCTGCCGGACATCGCGACCGGCAAATGCGTCTTCGCCATCGGATTGAGCGAGCCGGATCTCGGTTCCGACCTCGCCTCCTTACGCACCCGGGCGACGAAGGTCGACGGGGGTTGGCGCATCAATGGCGCCAAGCTGTGGACCAGCAACATCCATCACGCGCAACAGGTGCTGACGCTGGCCCGCACCACCGACTCGCCGGAGAACCGTCACAATGGAATGAGCCAGTTCATCGTGCCGGTGCCGTCGCCGGGCTTGACGATCCGGCCGATCATCAACATCGCCCACGAGCACGACTTCAACGAAGTGCTGTTCGACGATGTGTTCGTGGCGGACGACGCCCTGCTCGGGGTGGTCGACCAGGGCTGGCAACAGGTCGGCACCGAACTGGCCTATGAGCGCAGCGGCCCGGAGCGGTGGCTGAGCGCCTTTCGCCTGCTCGCGCAGCTGACCGAAGAGCTTGGCGGCGAGATCGGCGACGCGACCGCAGCCTCGATGGGCAGGATTTACAGCCACCTGTTGGCTCTGCGGCAGATGTCGCTCTCCGTCGCCGGCATGCTCGAGATCGGCAAGGCGCCCAACCTCGAAGCGGCGGTCGTCAAGGATCTCGGCACCTGCTTCGAGCAGGAGATGGTCAGGGTCGCCCGCGACGTCATCAGCTCCGAGCGGCTCGACCGGCACCGCAAGGACCATCTGCTGGGCGCCCTGCTCGATCACGGCCAACTCTGGACCACCGCCTTCACAATTCGCGGCGGTGCGCGGGAGGTGATGCGCGGAATCATAGCTCGGGGGTTGGGCCTGCGATGA